One window of the Azospirillum sp. TSH100 genome contains the following:
- a CDS encoding DsbA family protein: MSRTRTVTYLFDPLCGWCYGASPAIATLREIGDLALELLPTGLFSGAGARPLDEGFAAHAWAADQRIHALTGQVFSERYRTGVLADRRQRLDSGPATLALTAVALTAPEREFAALAAIQSARYADGRDITAPAVLAHVLAGLGLDVAASLLAEGAEELTVADAGRVERGRQLMAAYRANGVPTLLFDDGSHRRKLNSEILFAKPGRLAAVLSAA, encoded by the coding sequence ATGAGCCGGACCAGGACCGTCACCTATCTGTTCGACCCGCTCTGCGGCTGGTGTTATGGCGCCTCCCCGGCGATCGCCACGCTGCGGGAGATCGGGGATCTCGCGCTGGAGCTGCTGCCCACCGGCCTGTTCTCCGGTGCCGGCGCCCGGCCGCTGGACGAGGGCTTCGCCGCGCATGCCTGGGCGGCCGATCAGCGCATCCATGCCCTGACCGGGCAGGTCTTCAGCGAGCGGTATCGCACCGGCGTTCTCGCCGACCGGCGCCAGAGGCTCGACAGCGGTCCGGCGACGCTGGCGCTGACCGCGGTGGCGCTGACCGCGCCGGAGCGGGAGTTCGCCGCGCTCGCCGCCATCCAGTCGGCGCGCTATGCCGACGGGCGCGACATCACGGCGCCGGCGGTGCTGGCCCATGTGCTGGCCGGCCTGGGGCTCGACGTCGCCGCGTCGCTGCTTGCCGAGGGGGCGGAGGAACTGACCGTCGCCGATGCCGGGCGGGTGGAGCGTGGACGGCAGCTGATGGCCGCCTACCGCGCCAACGGCGTGCCCACCCTGCTGTTCGACGACGGTTCGCACCGGCGCAAGCTCAACTCCGAAATCCTCTTTGCCAAACCCGGCAGGCTGGCGGCGGTTCTAAGCGCCGCCTGA
- a CDS encoding GMC family oxidoreductase: MADVLDFGSFDYIIAGGGTAGCVLANRLSADPDVSVLLLEAGGKDNWVWLHIPAGYLFCIGNPRTDWCFKTEAEPGLNGRSIHYARGKVLGGCSSINGMIAMRGQARDYDEWAAITGDSRWSWREVLPVFKGTEDYWRGADDMHGTGGEWRVERQRLRWDLLDRFAEAAQQVGIPRSDDFNRGDNLGVGSFEVNQKGGIRWSAAKAFLRPALDRPNLKLVIDAAIDTVEVADGRATGIRFTVKGEPARAASKIETVLAAGAIGSPAILQRSGIGPAEHLRKLGIPVVLDAPDVGANLQDHLQLRMIYKVDGIVTLNKRAGSLFGKAMMGLEYALFRKGPLTMAPSQLGVFAKSSPEVASADLEYHVQPLSLEKFGDPLHGFPAFTASVCDLRPASRGWTRITTADHRANPAIAPCYLSDPADRAKAAKALALTRRIVAQPALAPYHPQEYKPGPSFQTEEELARAAGDIGTTIFHPVGTCRMGGKDDPTAVTDAEMRVRGVRGLRVIDASVMPTLTSGNTNTPTVMIAERGAALMRADRHAALRG, encoded by the coding sequence ATGGCGGACGTGTTGGACTTCGGCAGCTTCGATTACATCATCGCGGGCGGCGGCACCGCCGGCTGCGTGCTGGCCAACCGGCTGTCGGCCGATCCGGACGTCTCGGTCCTGCTGCTGGAGGCCGGCGGCAAGGACAATTGGGTGTGGCTGCACATCCCCGCCGGCTATCTGTTCTGCATCGGCAACCCGCGCACCGACTGGTGCTTCAAGACGGAGGCCGAGCCGGGCCTGAACGGCCGCAGCATCCATTACGCCCGCGGCAAGGTGCTGGGCGGCTGCTCCTCGATCAACGGCATGATCGCCATGCGCGGGCAGGCGCGCGATTACGACGAATGGGCCGCCATCACCGGCGACAGCCGCTGGAGCTGGAGGGAGGTGCTGCCGGTCTTCAAGGGCACGGAGGATTACTGGCGCGGCGCCGACGACATGCATGGCACGGGCGGGGAATGGCGGGTGGAGCGGCAGCGGCTGCGCTGGGACCTGCTCGACCGCTTCGCCGAAGCGGCGCAGCAGGTCGGCATTCCCCGCAGCGACGATTTCAACCGCGGCGACAATCTGGGTGTCGGCAGCTTCGAGGTGAACCAGAAGGGCGGCATCCGCTGGAGCGCGGCCAAGGCCTTCCTGCGCCCGGCGCTCGACCGTCCCAACCTGAAGCTCGTCATCGACGCCGCGATCGACACGGTGGAGGTCGCCGACGGCCGCGCCACCGGCATCCGCTTCACCGTGAAGGGCGAGCCGGCGCGGGCGGCCTCGAAGATCGAGACGGTGCTGGCCGCCGGGGCAATCGGCAGCCCGGCGATCCTCCAGCGCTCCGGCATCGGCCCGGCGGAGCATCTGAGGAAACTCGGGATTCCGGTGGTGCTGGACGCGCCGGACGTCGGCGCCAATTTGCAGGACCATCTGCAACTGCGGATGATCTACAAGGTCGATGGCATCGTGACGCTGAACAAGCGGGCCGGCAGCCTGTTCGGCAAGGCGATGATGGGGCTGGAATATGCGCTGTTCCGCAAGGGACCGCTGACCATGGCGCCGAGTCAGCTCGGCGTCTTCGCCAAATCCTCGCCCGAGGTCGCGAGCGCCGACCTGGAATATCATGTGCAGCCGCTGTCGCTGGAGAAGTTCGGTGACCCGCTGCACGGCTTCCCGGCGTTCACCGCCAGCGTCTGCGACCTGCGCCCGGCCTCGCGCGGCTGGACCCGCATCACCACCGCCGATCACCGCGCCAATCCGGCCATCGCCCCCTGCTACCTGTCCGATCCGGCCGACCGGGCGAAGGCGGCAAAGGCGCTGGCGCTGACCCGCCGCATCGTCGCGCAGCCGGCGCTCGCCCCCTACCACCCGCAGGAATACAAGCCCGGCCCCAGCTTCCAGACCGAGGAGGAGTTGGCGCGCGCCGCCGGCGACATCGGCACCACCATCTTCCACCCCGTCGGCACCTGCCGGATGGGCGGCAAGGACGACCCGACCGCCGTCACCGACGCGGAGATGCGGGTGCGCGGGGTGCGTGGCTTGCGGGTGATCGACGCCTCGGTGATGCCGACGCTGACCTCCGGCAACACCAACACACCGACGGTGATGATCGCCGAACGCGGCGCCGCCCTGATGCGGGCCGACCGCCATGCCGCCCTGAGGGGGTAA
- a CDS encoding LysR family transcriptional regulator yields MSDPRHLNRIAYFAAVVETGSFTAAAARLGITKAVVSQQVAKLEEEVGASLLVRTTRKVRPTEAGMAFHRRCVVILREAEDAFGELAENAAAPSGLLRLTAPFDYGVSVVVPAIAAFVAAYPTCKADMALSDQSLDLVGGTFDLAIRVGWLADTSLQARQFGSFRQLLVGIPALAAGIGERAGPAAPEDITTLPFVANTALRNPLTWQFTAETGEARMVTLRAAIALDATFAVREAVRQGAGLSVLPDYCVADDLASGRLIQLLPDWTLPSGGIHAVFPAARFRPTKVRAFVDLLTERERQRTAV; encoded by the coding sequence ATGAGCGATCCCAGGCACCTGAACCGCATCGCCTATTTCGCGGCAGTGGTCGAAACCGGCTCCTTCACCGCGGCGGCGGCGCGGCTGGGGATCACCAAGGCCGTGGTCAGCCAGCAGGTGGCAAAGCTGGAGGAGGAGGTCGGCGCCAGCCTGCTGGTCCGCACCACCCGCAAGGTCCGGCCGACCGAAGCCGGCATGGCCTTTCACCGCCGCTGCGTCGTGATCCTGCGCGAGGCGGAGGATGCCTTCGGCGAACTGGCGGAAAATGCGGCGGCCCCCTCCGGCCTGCTGCGGCTGACAGCGCCCTTCGATTACGGGGTGTCGGTCGTCGTTCCCGCCATTGCCGCCTTCGTCGCCGCTTACCCCACCTGCAAGGCCGACATGGCCCTGTCCGACCAGTCGCTCGACCTCGTCGGCGGCACCTTCGACCTCGCCATCCGCGTCGGCTGGCTGGCCGACACCAGCCTCCAGGCCCGCCAGTTCGGCAGCTTCCGCCAGCTTCTGGTCGGTATTCCGGCCCTGGCCGCCGGGATCGGCGAACGGGCCGGGCCGGCCGCACCAGAAGACATCACCACCCTGCCCTTCGTCGCCAACACGGCGCTGCGCAATCCGCTGACCTGGCAGTTCACCGCCGAAACCGGCGAGGCGCGCATGGTGACGCTCCGGGCGGCCATCGCGCTGGACGCCACCTTCGCCGTGCGGGAGGCGGTCCGCCAGGGGGCTGGGCTGTCGGTGCTGCCGGATTATTGCGTGGCCGACGATCTGGCATCCGGCCGCCTCATCCAACTCTTGCCGGACTGGACCCTGCCGTCGGGCGGCATCCATGCCGTCTTCCCCGCCGCCCGCTTCCGCCCGACCAAGGTCCGCGCCTTCGTCGATCTGCTGACCGAGCGCGAACGGCAGCGGACGGCGGTTTGA